In the genome of Macadamia integrifolia cultivar HAES 741 unplaced genomic scaffold, SCU_Mint_v3 scaffold_15A, whole genome shotgun sequence, one region contains:
- the LOC122070941 gene encoding uncharacterized protein LOC122070941 isoform X3: MQIDPRNRRVEGMSSQTPTTGDRSRTYWTPSMERYFIDLMLDQMHRGNKIGHTFNKQAWTDMLTWFNAKFESQYDKDVLKSRYTNLWKQFNDVKILLEQSGFAWDEARQMVTADDFVWDSYIKVHPDARSYKTKTLLNYNDLFVIFGYATADGRYSRSSHDVDNDDDLQAIKIVSGEGTGTQAFATNERSRTDWTPPMDLYFIDLMLDQLKRGNKIDHTFNKQAWTDMVILFNEKFSSQYGKRVLRHRYKKLWKYCNDIAVLLEQNGFCWDEIQHRVTADDDVWDAYIKAHPHARSYRTRTFPNYKDLCLIYGNGITGGRCSHLDQEKDLEDDAIGVKTGDGREREREVPTSTDRSRTYWTPPMDRYFIELLLEQVNAGNKIGHTFITQAWVDMVTSFNEKFGSQLDKDVLKNRYKHLRRQYKDITVLIEQSRFSWDETRQMVTADDHVWDAYIKEHPDARSYRIKTVPNYNSLCLIYGKEITDGRYSRLAHDTDFDNDFSGVKIGNGTDSQATASSDRSRTDWTPSMDRYFIDLMLEQVQKGNKFDNTFNKQAWTDMITLFNAKFGSQHDKDILRSRYKNLRKQYNDMKLLQQNGFTWDETRQMVKANDDVWDAYIKEHPDARSYRTKTKSNYVDLCVIYGNSNAEGRKLIVQDIYVNDEVLSVQTGEGKDGEAPTNTDRSRTDWTPPMDHYFIDLMLDQVHRGNMIDHKFNKEAWTDMITLFNANFGSLHDKDVLRSRYKNLRKRYNDMKMLLDHGGFAWDEARHIITAADDVWDAYIKKCPNARSYRTKTMPNYKDLCLIYGNVMVEQRRSSSGHAIGSVDDILGVLIEGKDDEAIVNSDCLCTDWTPPMYHYFIDLMLEQVQAGNKIDHAFNEQAWMHMITLFNAKFSYQYSKDAFESQYDYLRKQYNDIMVLLNQDGFSGDDAQKRIIADNNHWNAFIQAHPGALQYRTRILEKFKDLSVIYGNGTTDGGDNNSWQHVDVDCYKLERENGGGSLNLLLPVMSVSPRDSLNDVQESSPSGEKLDTSDQKNKRQSVMPTSSQSCWKVQRTGEGMIDALSEMADVVTSLKNREENKNFVSIENVISELQAVPDIDDELLLDACDLLEDEKKAKTFLALDVSLRKKWLLRKLRP, encoded by the exons ATGCAAATCGATCCTCGCAATCGAAGAG TTGAAGGAATGAGCAGCCAAACCCCAACCACTGGTGACCGATCAAGGACATATTGGACACCATCCATGGAACGTTATTTCATTGATCTTATGCTAGACCAGATGCATAGAGGGAATAAGATTGGTCATACATTCAACAAACAAGCATGGACTGATATGCTTACTTGGTTCAATGCAAAATTTGAATCCCAATATGACAAGGATGTTTTGAAAAGTCGGTACACTAATCTGTGGAAGCAATTCAATGATGTAAAGATTCTGCTCGAGCAGAGTGGGTTTGCCTGGGATGAGGCACGACAAATGGTAACAGCTGATGATTTTGTCTGGGATTCATATATCAAG GTACACCCTGATGCACGGTCCTACAAGACTAAAACACTTTTGAACTATAATGATTTGTTTGTGATATTTGGATATGCAACTGCTGATGGAAGATACAGCCGTTCAAGTCATGATGTAGACAATGATGATGACTTACAAGCAATAAAAATTG TTTCAGGGGAAGGAACAGGTACCCAAGCATTTGCAACTAATGAGCGCTCAAGGACAGACTGGACACCACCAATGgatctttattttattgatcTTATGCTAGACCAGTTGAAGAGAGGAAATAAGATTGATCACACATTCAACAAACAAGCATGGACAGATATGGTAATCTTATTCAATGAAAAATTCAGTTCTCAATATGGAAAGAGAGTTCTGAGGCATCGGTACAAGAAGTTGTGGAAGTACTGCAATGACATTGCAGTCCTTCTAGAGCAGAATGGTTTTTGCTGGGATGAAATACAACATAGAGTAACAGCTGATGATGATGTCTGGGATGCTTATATCAAG GCACATCCACATGCACGATCATATAGAACAAGAACCTTCCCAAACTATAAAGATCTATGTTTGATATATGGAAATGGAATTACTGGTGGAAGATGCAGTCATTTGGATCAAGaaaaagatcttgaagatgaCGCCATAGGAGTGAAGACTG GAGatggaagggagagggagagagaagtcCCCACCAGCACTGATCGTTCTAGGACATATTGGACACCACCAATGGACCGCTATTTTATTGAACTACTGCTGGAGCAGGTGAATGCAGGGAATAAAATCGGTCATACATTCATTACTCAAGCATGGGTTGATATGGTCACATCGTTCAATGAAAAATTTGGATCTCAGCTTGACAAAGATGTCTTGAAAAATCGCTACAAGCATTTAAGGAGGCAATACAAGGATATAACTGTTCTAATTGAACAAAGTAGGTTTTCCTGGGATGAAACACGCCAAATGGTTACAGCCGATGATCATGTTTGGGATGCTTATATAAAG GAACACCCTGATGCTCGATCATACAGAATCAAAACTGTGCCAAACTATAATAGTTTGTGCTTGATATATGGAAAAGAAATTACTGATGGCAGATACAGTCGTTTGGCTCATGACACTGATTTTGACAATGATTTCTCAGGAGTGAAAATTG GAAATGGAACCGATAGCCAAGCAACCGCTAGCAGTGATCGCTCAAGAACTGATTGGACACCCTCAATGGACCGTTATTTTATTGATCTTATGCTAGAACAGGTGCAGAAAGGGAATAAATTTGATAACACATTCAACAAACAAGCATGGACTGATATGATCACATTGTTCAATGCAAAATTTGGATCACAACATGACAAAGATATCTTGAGAAGCCGTTATAAAAATTTGAGGAAGCAGTACAATGATATGAAACTTCTTCAACAGAACGGGTTTACTTGGGATGAAACACGACAAATGGTAAAAGCTAATGATGATGTCTGGGATGCTTATATTAAG GAACATCCTGATGCAAGATCCTACAGAACTAAAACCAAGTCGAACTATGTTGATTTGTGCGTGATTTATGGAAACTCAAATGCTGAAGGACGCAAGCTCATAGTGCAGGACATATATGTAAACGATGAAGTCCTAAGTGTACAGACTG GGGAGGGAAAGGATGGTGAAGCCCCTACCAATACCGATCGTTCAAGAACAGATTGGACACCACCTATGGACCATTATTTCATTGACCTAATGCTGGATCAGGTGCATCGAGGGAATATGATTGATCATAAATTCAACAAAGAAGCTTGGACTGATATGATCACATTGTTCAATGCAAACTTTGGATCTCTGCACGACAAAGATGTTTTGAGAAGTCGCtataaaaatttgagaaaaagataTAATGATATGAAGATGCTCCTTGATCATGGTGGATTTGCCTGGGATGAAGCACGGCATATTATTACTGCTGCTGATGATGTTTGGGATGCTTATATCAAG AAATGCCCTAATGCGCGATCCTACCGAACTAAAACCATGCCGAACTATAAGGATTTGTGCCTGATTTATGGAAATGTGATGGTTGAGCAAAGACGGAGCTCTTCAGGACATGCTATTGGCTCTGTTGATGACATCCTTGGAGTACTGATTG AAGGGAAGGATGACGAGGCCATTGTCAATAGTGACTGCCTATGTACAGATTGGACACCTCCAATGTACCATTATTTCATTGACCTTATGCTAGAGCAGGTGCAAGCAGGGAATAAGATTGATCATGCATTCAATGAACAGGCATGGATGCACATGATTACATTGTTCAATGCAAAATTCTCTTATCAATATAGCAAAGATGCTTTTGAAAGTCAGTATGATTACTTGAGGAAGCAGTATAATGATATTATGGTTCTTCTTAACCAAGATGGGTTTTCCGGGGATGATGCACAGAAAAGGATAATAGCAGATAACAATCACTGGAATGCTTTCATCCAG GCACACCCAGGTGCTCTCCAATACAGAACTAGAATCTTGGAGAAATTTAAAGATTTGTCAGTTATATATGGAAATGGAACTACTGATGGAGGGGACAACAATTCATGGCAACATGTAGATGTTGACTGTTATAAGCTAGAAAGGGAGAATGGCGGAGGGTCTCTAAATTTACTGTTGCCTGTCATGTCAGTTTCCCCAAGAGATTCACTGAATGATGTACAGGAGTCATCACCTTCAGGTGAAAAATTGGATACATCTGACCAAAAGAACAAGCGTCAATCTGTGATGCCAACATCTTCTCAATCTTGTTGGAAAGTCCAGAGAACTGGTGAAGGAATGATAGATGCTCTCTCTGAAATGGCGGATGTAGTAACAAGTTTgaaaaatagggaagaaaataagaattttgTCTCCATTGAAAATGTGATTAGTGAGCTCCAAGCTGTACCTGATATAGATGATGAGCTTCTGTTGGATGCTTGTGATCTTTTGGAAGACGAGAAAAAAGCGAAGACATTTTTGGCATTGGATGTTTCACTAAGAAAGAAGTGGTTACTGAGAAAGCTTCGTCCTTAG
- the LOC122070941 gene encoding uncharacterized protein LOC122070941 isoform X1, translating to MGFHLWLSGFRSHSEVEGMSSQTPTTGDRSRTYWTPSMERYFIDLMLDQMHRGNKIGHTFNKQAWTDMLTWFNAKFESQYDKDVLKSRYTNLWKQFNDVKILLEQSGFAWDEARQMVTADDFVWDSYIKVHPDARSYKTKTLLNYNDLFVIFGYATADGRYSRSSHDVDNDDDLQAIKIVSGEGTGTQAFATNERSRTDWTPPMDLYFIDLMLDQLKRGNKIDHTFNKQAWTDMVILFNEKFSSQYGKRVLRHRYKKLWKYCNDIAVLLEQNGFCWDEIQHRVTADDDVWDAYIKAHPHARSYRTRTFPNYKDLCLIYGNGITGGRCSHLDQEKDLEDDAIGVKTGDGREREREVPTSTDRSRTYWTPPMDRYFIELLLEQVNAGNKIGHTFITQAWVDMVTSFNEKFGSQLDKDVLKNRYKHLRRQYKDITVLIEQSRFSWDETRQMVTADDHVWDAYIKEHPDARSYRIKTVPNYNSLCLIYGKEITDGRYSRLAHDTDFDNDFSGVKIGNGTDSQATASSDRSRTDWTPSMDRYFIDLMLEQVQKGNKFDNTFNKQAWTDMITLFNAKFGSQHDKDILRSRYKNLRKQYNDMKLLQQNGFTWDETRQMVKANDDVWDAYIKEHPDARSYRTKTKSNYVDLCVIYGNSNAEGRKLIVQDIYVNDEVLSVQTGEGKDGEAPTNTDRSRTDWTPPMDHYFIDLMLDQVHRGNMIDHKFNKEAWTDMITLFNANFGSLHDKDVLRSRYKNLRKRYNDMKMLLDHGGFAWDEARHIITAADDVWDAYIKKCPNARSYRTKTMPNYKDLCLIYGNVMVEQRRSSSGHAIGSVDDILGVLIEGKDDEAIVNSDCLCTDWTPPMYHYFIDLMLEQVQAGNKIDHAFNEQAWMHMITLFNAKFSYQYSKDAFESQYDYLRKQYNDIMVLLNQDGFSGDDAQKRIIADNNHWNAFIQAHPGALQYRTRILEKFKDLSVIYGNGTTDGGDNNSWQHVDVDCYKLERENGGGSLNLLLPVMSVSPRDSLNDVQESSPSGEKLDTSDQKNKRQSVMPTSSQSCWKVQRTGEGMIDALSEMADVVTSLKNREENKNFVSIENVISELQAVPDIDDELLLDACDLLEDEKKAKTFLALDVSLRKKWLLRKLRP from the exons ATGGGTTTTCATTTATGGCTTTCTGGTTTCAGAAGCCATTCTGaag TTGAAGGAATGAGCAGCCAAACCCCAACCACTGGTGACCGATCAAGGACATATTGGACACCATCCATGGAACGTTATTTCATTGATCTTATGCTAGACCAGATGCATAGAGGGAATAAGATTGGTCATACATTCAACAAACAAGCATGGACTGATATGCTTACTTGGTTCAATGCAAAATTTGAATCCCAATATGACAAGGATGTTTTGAAAAGTCGGTACACTAATCTGTGGAAGCAATTCAATGATGTAAAGATTCTGCTCGAGCAGAGTGGGTTTGCCTGGGATGAGGCACGACAAATGGTAACAGCTGATGATTTTGTCTGGGATTCATATATCAAG GTACACCCTGATGCACGGTCCTACAAGACTAAAACACTTTTGAACTATAATGATTTGTTTGTGATATTTGGATATGCAACTGCTGATGGAAGATACAGCCGTTCAAGTCATGATGTAGACAATGATGATGACTTACAAGCAATAAAAATTG TTTCAGGGGAAGGAACAGGTACCCAAGCATTTGCAACTAATGAGCGCTCAAGGACAGACTGGACACCACCAATGgatctttattttattgatcTTATGCTAGACCAGTTGAAGAGAGGAAATAAGATTGATCACACATTCAACAAACAAGCATGGACAGATATGGTAATCTTATTCAATGAAAAATTCAGTTCTCAATATGGAAAGAGAGTTCTGAGGCATCGGTACAAGAAGTTGTGGAAGTACTGCAATGACATTGCAGTCCTTCTAGAGCAGAATGGTTTTTGCTGGGATGAAATACAACATAGAGTAACAGCTGATGATGATGTCTGGGATGCTTATATCAAG GCACATCCACATGCACGATCATATAGAACAAGAACCTTCCCAAACTATAAAGATCTATGTTTGATATATGGAAATGGAATTACTGGTGGAAGATGCAGTCATTTGGATCAAGaaaaagatcttgaagatgaCGCCATAGGAGTGAAGACTG GAGatggaagggagagggagagagaagtcCCCACCAGCACTGATCGTTCTAGGACATATTGGACACCACCAATGGACCGCTATTTTATTGAACTACTGCTGGAGCAGGTGAATGCAGGGAATAAAATCGGTCATACATTCATTACTCAAGCATGGGTTGATATGGTCACATCGTTCAATGAAAAATTTGGATCTCAGCTTGACAAAGATGTCTTGAAAAATCGCTACAAGCATTTAAGGAGGCAATACAAGGATATAACTGTTCTAATTGAACAAAGTAGGTTTTCCTGGGATGAAACACGCCAAATGGTTACAGCCGATGATCATGTTTGGGATGCTTATATAAAG GAACACCCTGATGCTCGATCATACAGAATCAAAACTGTGCCAAACTATAATAGTTTGTGCTTGATATATGGAAAAGAAATTACTGATGGCAGATACAGTCGTTTGGCTCATGACACTGATTTTGACAATGATTTCTCAGGAGTGAAAATTG GAAATGGAACCGATAGCCAAGCAACCGCTAGCAGTGATCGCTCAAGAACTGATTGGACACCCTCAATGGACCGTTATTTTATTGATCTTATGCTAGAACAGGTGCAGAAAGGGAATAAATTTGATAACACATTCAACAAACAAGCATGGACTGATATGATCACATTGTTCAATGCAAAATTTGGATCACAACATGACAAAGATATCTTGAGAAGCCGTTATAAAAATTTGAGGAAGCAGTACAATGATATGAAACTTCTTCAACAGAACGGGTTTACTTGGGATGAAACACGACAAATGGTAAAAGCTAATGATGATGTCTGGGATGCTTATATTAAG GAACATCCTGATGCAAGATCCTACAGAACTAAAACCAAGTCGAACTATGTTGATTTGTGCGTGATTTATGGAAACTCAAATGCTGAAGGACGCAAGCTCATAGTGCAGGACATATATGTAAACGATGAAGTCCTAAGTGTACAGACTG GGGAGGGAAAGGATGGTGAAGCCCCTACCAATACCGATCGTTCAAGAACAGATTGGACACCACCTATGGACCATTATTTCATTGACCTAATGCTGGATCAGGTGCATCGAGGGAATATGATTGATCATAAATTCAACAAAGAAGCTTGGACTGATATGATCACATTGTTCAATGCAAACTTTGGATCTCTGCACGACAAAGATGTTTTGAGAAGTCGCtataaaaatttgagaaaaagataTAATGATATGAAGATGCTCCTTGATCATGGTGGATTTGCCTGGGATGAAGCACGGCATATTATTACTGCTGCTGATGATGTTTGGGATGCTTATATCAAG AAATGCCCTAATGCGCGATCCTACCGAACTAAAACCATGCCGAACTATAAGGATTTGTGCCTGATTTATGGAAATGTGATGGTTGAGCAAAGACGGAGCTCTTCAGGACATGCTATTGGCTCTGTTGATGACATCCTTGGAGTACTGATTG AAGGGAAGGATGACGAGGCCATTGTCAATAGTGACTGCCTATGTACAGATTGGACACCTCCAATGTACCATTATTTCATTGACCTTATGCTAGAGCAGGTGCAAGCAGGGAATAAGATTGATCATGCATTCAATGAACAGGCATGGATGCACATGATTACATTGTTCAATGCAAAATTCTCTTATCAATATAGCAAAGATGCTTTTGAAAGTCAGTATGATTACTTGAGGAAGCAGTATAATGATATTATGGTTCTTCTTAACCAAGATGGGTTTTCCGGGGATGATGCACAGAAAAGGATAATAGCAGATAACAATCACTGGAATGCTTTCATCCAG GCACACCCAGGTGCTCTCCAATACAGAACTAGAATCTTGGAGAAATTTAAAGATTTGTCAGTTATATATGGAAATGGAACTACTGATGGAGGGGACAACAATTCATGGCAACATGTAGATGTTGACTGTTATAAGCTAGAAAGGGAGAATGGCGGAGGGTCTCTAAATTTACTGTTGCCTGTCATGTCAGTTTCCCCAAGAGATTCACTGAATGATGTACAGGAGTCATCACCTTCAGGTGAAAAATTGGATACATCTGACCAAAAGAACAAGCGTCAATCTGTGATGCCAACATCTTCTCAATCTTGTTGGAAAGTCCAGAGAACTGGTGAAGGAATGATAGATGCTCTCTCTGAAATGGCGGATGTAGTAACAAGTTTgaaaaatagggaagaaaataagaattttgTCTCCATTGAAAATGTGATTAGTGAGCTCCAAGCTGTACCTGATATAGATGATGAGCTTCTGTTGGATGCTTGTGATCTTTTGGAAGACGAGAAAAAAGCGAAGACATTTTTGGCATTGGATGTTTCACTAAGAAAGAAGTGGTTACTGAGAAAGCTTCGTCCTTAG
- the LOC122070941 gene encoding uncharacterized protein LOC122070941 isoform X2: protein MGFHLWLSGFRSHSEVEGMSSQTPTTGDRSRTYWTPSMERYFIDLMLDQMHRGNKIGHTFNKQAWTDMLTWFNAKFESQYDKDVLKSRYTNLWKQFNDVKILLEQSGFAWDEARQMVTADDFVWDSYIKVHPDARSYKTKTLLNYNDLFVIFGYATADGRYSRSSHDVDNDDDLQAIKIGEGTGTQAFATNERSRTDWTPPMDLYFIDLMLDQLKRGNKIDHTFNKQAWTDMVILFNEKFSSQYGKRVLRHRYKKLWKYCNDIAVLLEQNGFCWDEIQHRVTADDDVWDAYIKAHPHARSYRTRTFPNYKDLCLIYGNGITGGRCSHLDQEKDLEDDAIGVKTGDGREREREVPTSTDRSRTYWTPPMDRYFIELLLEQVNAGNKIGHTFITQAWVDMVTSFNEKFGSQLDKDVLKNRYKHLRRQYKDITVLIEQSRFSWDETRQMVTADDHVWDAYIKEHPDARSYRIKTVPNYNSLCLIYGKEITDGRYSRLAHDTDFDNDFSGVKIGNGTDSQATASSDRSRTDWTPSMDRYFIDLMLEQVQKGNKFDNTFNKQAWTDMITLFNAKFGSQHDKDILRSRYKNLRKQYNDMKLLQQNGFTWDETRQMVKANDDVWDAYIKEHPDARSYRTKTKSNYVDLCVIYGNSNAEGRKLIVQDIYVNDEVLSVQTGEGKDGEAPTNTDRSRTDWTPPMDHYFIDLMLDQVHRGNMIDHKFNKEAWTDMITLFNANFGSLHDKDVLRSRYKNLRKRYNDMKMLLDHGGFAWDEARHIITAADDVWDAYIKKCPNARSYRTKTMPNYKDLCLIYGNVMVEQRRSSSGHAIGSVDDILGVLIEGKDDEAIVNSDCLCTDWTPPMYHYFIDLMLEQVQAGNKIDHAFNEQAWMHMITLFNAKFSYQYSKDAFESQYDYLRKQYNDIMVLLNQDGFSGDDAQKRIIADNNHWNAFIQAHPGALQYRTRILEKFKDLSVIYGNGTTDGGDNNSWQHVDVDCYKLERENGGGSLNLLLPVMSVSPRDSLNDVQESSPSGEKLDTSDQKNKRQSVMPTSSQSCWKVQRTGEGMIDALSEMADVVTSLKNREENKNFVSIENVISELQAVPDIDDELLLDACDLLEDEKKAKTFLALDVSLRKKWLLRKLRP from the exons ATGGGTTTTCATTTATGGCTTTCTGGTTTCAGAAGCCATTCTGaag TTGAAGGAATGAGCAGCCAAACCCCAACCACTGGTGACCGATCAAGGACATATTGGACACCATCCATGGAACGTTATTTCATTGATCTTATGCTAGACCAGATGCATAGAGGGAATAAGATTGGTCATACATTCAACAAACAAGCATGGACTGATATGCTTACTTGGTTCAATGCAAAATTTGAATCCCAATATGACAAGGATGTTTTGAAAAGTCGGTACACTAATCTGTGGAAGCAATTCAATGATGTAAAGATTCTGCTCGAGCAGAGTGGGTTTGCCTGGGATGAGGCACGACAAATGGTAACAGCTGATGATTTTGTCTGGGATTCATATATCAAG GTACACCCTGATGCACGGTCCTACAAGACTAAAACACTTTTGAACTATAATGATTTGTTTGTGATATTTGGATATGCAACTGCTGATGGAAGATACAGCCGTTCAAGTCATGATGTAGACAATGATGATGACTTACAAGCAATAAAAATTG GGGAAGGAACAGGTACCCAAGCATTTGCAACTAATGAGCGCTCAAGGACAGACTGGACACCACCAATGgatctttattttattgatcTTATGCTAGACCAGTTGAAGAGAGGAAATAAGATTGATCACACATTCAACAAACAAGCATGGACAGATATGGTAATCTTATTCAATGAAAAATTCAGTTCTCAATATGGAAAGAGAGTTCTGAGGCATCGGTACAAGAAGTTGTGGAAGTACTGCAATGACATTGCAGTCCTTCTAGAGCAGAATGGTTTTTGCTGGGATGAAATACAACATAGAGTAACAGCTGATGATGATGTCTGGGATGCTTATATCAAG GCACATCCACATGCACGATCATATAGAACAAGAACCTTCCCAAACTATAAAGATCTATGTTTGATATATGGAAATGGAATTACTGGTGGAAGATGCAGTCATTTGGATCAAGaaaaagatcttgaagatgaCGCCATAGGAGTGAAGACTG GAGatggaagggagagggagagagaagtcCCCACCAGCACTGATCGTTCTAGGACATATTGGACACCACCAATGGACCGCTATTTTATTGAACTACTGCTGGAGCAGGTGAATGCAGGGAATAAAATCGGTCATACATTCATTACTCAAGCATGGGTTGATATGGTCACATCGTTCAATGAAAAATTTGGATCTCAGCTTGACAAAGATGTCTTGAAAAATCGCTACAAGCATTTAAGGAGGCAATACAAGGATATAACTGTTCTAATTGAACAAAGTAGGTTTTCCTGGGATGAAACACGCCAAATGGTTACAGCCGATGATCATGTTTGGGATGCTTATATAAAG GAACACCCTGATGCTCGATCATACAGAATCAAAACTGTGCCAAACTATAATAGTTTGTGCTTGATATATGGAAAAGAAATTACTGATGGCAGATACAGTCGTTTGGCTCATGACACTGATTTTGACAATGATTTCTCAGGAGTGAAAATTG GAAATGGAACCGATAGCCAAGCAACCGCTAGCAGTGATCGCTCAAGAACTGATTGGACACCCTCAATGGACCGTTATTTTATTGATCTTATGCTAGAACAGGTGCAGAAAGGGAATAAATTTGATAACACATTCAACAAACAAGCATGGACTGATATGATCACATTGTTCAATGCAAAATTTGGATCACAACATGACAAAGATATCTTGAGAAGCCGTTATAAAAATTTGAGGAAGCAGTACAATGATATGAAACTTCTTCAACAGAACGGGTTTACTTGGGATGAAACACGACAAATGGTAAAAGCTAATGATGATGTCTGGGATGCTTATATTAAG GAACATCCTGATGCAAGATCCTACAGAACTAAAACCAAGTCGAACTATGTTGATTTGTGCGTGATTTATGGAAACTCAAATGCTGAAGGACGCAAGCTCATAGTGCAGGACATATATGTAAACGATGAAGTCCTAAGTGTACAGACTG GGGAGGGAAAGGATGGTGAAGCCCCTACCAATACCGATCGTTCAAGAACAGATTGGACACCACCTATGGACCATTATTTCATTGACCTAATGCTGGATCAGGTGCATCGAGGGAATATGATTGATCATAAATTCAACAAAGAAGCTTGGACTGATATGATCACATTGTTCAATGCAAACTTTGGATCTCTGCACGACAAAGATGTTTTGAGAAGTCGCtataaaaatttgagaaaaagataTAATGATATGAAGATGCTCCTTGATCATGGTGGATTTGCCTGGGATGAAGCACGGCATATTATTACTGCTGCTGATGATGTTTGGGATGCTTATATCAAG AAATGCCCTAATGCGCGATCCTACCGAACTAAAACCATGCCGAACTATAAGGATTTGTGCCTGATTTATGGAAATGTGATGGTTGAGCAAAGACGGAGCTCTTCAGGACATGCTATTGGCTCTGTTGATGACATCCTTGGAGTACTGATTG AAGGGAAGGATGACGAGGCCATTGTCAATAGTGACTGCCTATGTACAGATTGGACACCTCCAATGTACCATTATTTCATTGACCTTATGCTAGAGCAGGTGCAAGCAGGGAATAAGATTGATCATGCATTCAATGAACAGGCATGGATGCACATGATTACATTGTTCAATGCAAAATTCTCTTATCAATATAGCAAAGATGCTTTTGAAAGTCAGTATGATTACTTGAGGAAGCAGTATAATGATATTATGGTTCTTCTTAACCAAGATGGGTTTTCCGGGGATGATGCACAGAAAAGGATAATAGCAGATAACAATCACTGGAATGCTTTCATCCAG GCACACCCAGGTGCTCTCCAATACAGAACTAGAATCTTGGAGAAATTTAAAGATTTGTCAGTTATATATGGAAATGGAACTACTGATGGAGGGGACAACAATTCATGGCAACATGTAGATGTTGACTGTTATAAGCTAGAAAGGGAGAATGGCGGAGGGTCTCTAAATTTACTGTTGCCTGTCATGTCAGTTTCCCCAAGAGATTCACTGAATGATGTACAGGAGTCATCACCTTCAGGTGAAAAATTGGATACATCTGACCAAAAGAACAAGCGTCAATCTGTGATGCCAACATCTTCTCAATCTTGTTGGAAAGTCCAGAGAACTGGTGAAGGAATGATAGATGCTCTCTCTGAAATGGCGGATGTAGTAACAAGTTTgaaaaatagggaagaaaataagaattttgTCTCCATTGAAAATGTGATTAGTGAGCTCCAAGCTGTACCTGATATAGATGATGAGCTTCTGTTGGATGCTTGTGATCTTTTGGAAGACGAGAAAAAAGCGAAGACATTTTTGGCATTGGATGTTTCACTAAGAAAGAAGTGGTTACTGAGAAAGCTTCGTCCTTAG